One genomic segment of Daucus carota subsp. sativus plastid, complete sequence includes these proteins:
- the rpl23 gene encoding ribosomal protein L23 has protein sequence MDGIKYAVFTDKSIRLLGKNQYTSNVESGSTRTEIKHWVELFFGVKVIAMNSHRLPGKGRRMGPIMGQTMHYRRMIITLQPGYSIPPLRKKRT, from the coding sequence ATGGATGGAATCAAATATGCAGTATTTACAGACAAAAGTATTCGGTTATTGGGGAAAAATCAATATACTTCTAATGTCGAATCAGGATCAACTAGGACAGAAATAAAGCATTGGGTCGAACTCTTCTTTGGTGTCAAGGTAATAGCTATGAATAGTCATCGACTTCCGGGAAAGGGTAGAAGAATGGGACCTATTATGGGACAGACAATGCATTACAGACGTATGATCATTACGCTTCAACCGGGTTATTCTATTCCACCTCTTAGAAAGAAAAGAACTTAA